In the Doryrhamphus excisus isolate RoL2022-K1 chromosome 2, RoL_Dexc_1.0, whole genome shotgun sequence genome, GCATTTTCAGACTTCTCAGCTTCAGAGCTGTCTGGCTTCATCGTGATTCCAGACTCGCCCACATCACTTTCTGTCTCCATTCTCTCATTCCCTAAGAGACTATCCTTGGTGGTCAAGTCTGCTATCGTTTCCCTATCTGGCAGTGATTCATTTTCAGACTCCATGTTTAAGACATCCGATGTGTGCACTGACTGCTGAGAGGTTGTAGATCTAGTAGCTAGCTTGGTTGAACCTGGAGGGGGGGATGGGTTCCTGCAGGCAACAGGACCAACCGGAATGTCCTTTATTGGACTGATGTGCTGCTTTTGGACTTCTTCGGGTCTCGTCTCCATCGGATCCCCAGCATCGACCAAGACAAATACCTAAAGAAGCAACAAAATAGAGTAACCAACACAGTTGATGGTGCAATCAATGATGCAAGCTAACCAAAGATGGGAATTGTTCTTACTTGTGCGCTATTGCTGGAGTCACTCTGTGACCGAACATTCTGCTGATCTGAGTTGCTGCTTAGTGATGACTGAAGCGGAAAGAATACAAAAGAAAAAGCAGAACTATGAGTTTAGTTTGCCTGGAATACTATAAATACTTCACTTTTTTACTCTTGCGttacataatatattaaaatgttgACTTGCATCTGTGCTGATGGTGGAGTCCCGCACGATGGGCCCCCTTTCAACGCTGGCGCCCGACGAACACCTAGCGAGGGCCTCGGCGTGTTTCTCACGCTCCCTTTGGCGCACGATGGCCTCGCAACCTTGCCACTCTTTCATGTTCTGCTCATACATGGTGCCCATCCGCTCATCAATCTGAAGCAATAAAAACGATAAGACACCAAGCGTGGGTGTCACATAGATGAAATATGCTAACAGGAGTCAAAACGTACGCCTGCGCAATCTAATAGGATTTTGGCTGTTTATTAAAATGTTCTATGCAAAAACAGCAGGTTAAAACTTTCATTTCaacacgagggtcgcagggggtgctggagcctatcccagctgtcttcgggcgagaggcagggtacaccctggactggtggccagccaatcacagggcacatatagacaaacaaccattcacactcacattcatacctatggacaatttggagtcgttaattaacctagcatgtttttggaatgtgggaggaaaccggcgtacccggcgaaaacccacgcatgcatggggcgaacatgcaaactccacacagagatggccaagggtggggaaagacaaaataagaaccCAAAtcgttaccacttccacacaaaataggaggagaattcattcattcattttctaccacttatcctcacgagggtcatgggggtgctggagcctatcccagctgtcttcggggcgagaggcggggtacaccccggactggtggccagccaatcacaggacacatatagacaaacaaccattcacactcacattcatacctatggacaatttggagtcgccaattaacctagcatgtttttggaatgtgggaggaaaaccggagtacccggagaaaacccgcatggtgcgaacatgcaaactccacacagagatggccgagggtggaattgaaccctggtctcctagctgcgctaaccactcgtccaccgtgtcgCCCTGGTGAAAACttaaatccaattaataaaatatagaaaaaaatagcatatcATCGTATACAATATAGagattatatatgtatattatatatatattaaaaatatcagctaatacaaaatatacaactacaaccacaataataaacatattgcgGGCTTAATGTCCATGAACAGTGCAGTACAAATACCTCCATCCTGCCCTTCTCACTCATTGTAAACCGGTAGTGTCCCAACAGGAAGGGCCAGACCTCCTTGCGTAGCGAAGGTGCCACGCCACCAAAATACACAAGCCTGTGTATCTCATGCTCCTCATAGGCCTGAACAGGATATTCTTACTGTTTAATACAGTTTGAGTTTAATACAGGTAGTCATGCCAATCACTTAAGTATTGTGTGAACTTTACAGAGCTGTCCTGGAGGTACTGGGCCCAGACGTCCGCAGAGAGGCCTCCTTGTGCATCTGAGGGCACATCGGGGACAACGATAGTGGTGTTGACCAGAGCGGAGAGGTGGGTGCGAACTGTGGACAGATGACGGCAGTAAGCCAGCCCTGGATTGGAAAGATAAGACTGTGAAAAAGAGgtactgtattttattcattcaagtGAACTGTGAACCTGAATTTACACTCACATCCGTAGAAAGCCCGAGAGATGATCTGGTACTTCATGGTGTCACAAAGGAGTTTTAGAGGAGCCCTGGTCGGGGGGGATTTGGTTTTGTTAGCTCTATGCCGAATAAATAGAAGATAGAACACTGCAATACCTTTCCTGATTGCAGCCATTAGGCAGAGAGCCGTCAGATGATCCGTTCTGTGAGCAAGAGGAGCAGGATGACTTCCTGGGGGATGGTTGCCACATGGTCATACCCTGGTCCATCAGCTCTAAAGCCACTGCACACAATGACATACTCGCTTAAAAAAATCAAGCATAAAGGTGTATCTGCTAATAACCCCTGATGACCTACTTAACTCCATTTGATTGCCAGGAAATAGGATCCGAAACACGTAATCGGTTGCTTCATCATCCTCTTTATCGGACACAGAGTCACATGAACCATGCGGGCTCCGCCTACGCAATTTGGGGAAGACCTTTCCCTGGAAGTTAGAACGGAAAACACTCCAGAACACGAGGTAATAAAGTTAAAGAGGAAGCATCCTTGATCATGCTGACCTTTCCTCTCTGATTCCAGAGCGGCGGGTCCAATTGACCGTGAGGTAGCAGGCCCGTCTCCAGACAGGTGAGAAACTGGAGCAAGTGGCCCCCCTTTGGGAAATGTAATGGTGGTCTCTGGATTCCATCCTGGCTCACCAAAACCACAGTTCCGCCACTGTTCACTGATTAAGTAGAATAAATGGTTTCACGGTTTATAAATGAACCTTAGAAGAGGTCTTATAATGTCAATAATCATatcaaaaactatttttttttcatttatatctCTAAAGGTCAGTATGTTTACATAACTACTGAGCTCGGGGGCTGACAAGTAGATTACCTTGCTGATGACAGTGGAGATACACAATATCCTCCAAGCGAATTGTCATGGCATAGTCCCAGTAGACACTGCAAGAAATACCAATacggatgtaaaaaaaaaggttttccgGCCTGAGCGGACTAGCTTGTGTTGAGCCGACCTCCTCTCAGAATCTAACTCCCCGACATTGCCATTCATCAGCTGATTGGGTGTCCATTTGAGTGTCATCAGATCCGCAGTTTGATGCAGAGACAGATAGCCTGGGATTGCCTCCATGTCATCTCTCTGCATGGAGACACGAAACGCAACTCGCAAATCAATGTTGACATATATTCAACATTATCTTAGAACAAAAGGCGTCTTCATACATACCGGCTGCACCAGAACGTTGTTCTTGCCGAACAACAAAGTGGCTCTCGAGTTTTGGTGGAGTGATTCCACATATTCCCTTGCCCACACCAGAGGGCGGTCGTCCATGCTGCCACTGGACTGTCTCTTTTGGATCTGTCGAGGGGGACGCCATAAGGATTAGTGCTTAatcagtcagggccagcaaagccttctctgctggacGAATGTACAGGCCTTGAGCGTATGCTGTATGTTGTGATAGGCTATCCATTAAATGATAGCTAATGTTAGTAGCACAACTTGGCTAAAGTTTCTaacattagctgacaacaataACTAGTATTGTTAGTGTTAACTTTAAACAACTGAACAGCTTTACTCCCGTTGTCATTATTATAGCTGCAACAATCGATTAAACAATGGTTAATcgattaatcgacaactattttggtcatCGATCATGCGTTTGATAAATtcaaatgtgtatgtgtatttgaataaattcaaatattcacatttcaaatgtgaatatttttaatattatttaatagttattatttaatatatttttttatttcatgaaagTTAGCGTGGGCTGCACGGTTGTCAAGTGGTTTGCGTGCATGCCTcgcaggtaggagacccgagttcaattccaccctcggccatctctgtgtggagtttgcatgttctccctgtgcatgcgtgggttttctccaggtactccagtttcctccaaaaaacatgctaggttaattggcgactccaaattgtccataggtatgaatgtgagtgtgaatggttgtttgtctgtatatgcgctgtgattggctggcgaccagtctccagggtgtaccccgcctctcgcccaaagacagctgggataggctccagcaccccccccccccccccccccttgtgaggataagcagtagaaaatgaatgaatgcctgaaAGTTAGCGCCCCCATGCAGTACCAAACCAAGGCAGACAGCACCTTCAATGGAAGTGCCTCACTAACCAGAGCCGGTCTTCTTGAGGGAGAGTCTTGCCTACAGTGCCCGCTGTGGATGCGGTGCCTCTGTACTAGCTCGTCAGCAGATGGGTCCGTCCAGAAATGGTCTGCGGTCTTGACTTTGGTGTACTCCAAAGCACAAGGACCAACTGTACAGCAGGGTCATAGAATATAAACAGTcaaaaaccacacaaaaaatagaaataccAGTACAGTTACTGAGAATCATGTTGACAAAGGCGTGCCATTACCCAATAGAGATGCAAGAATGGGCCCATCCACGGGATCCATCAGCATGGCTTCTTTCTCATAAAATGTACTGCAGGAAACGCATTGAAGAAACATGCCTTAGAGATCTGTAGCCAATGACTAACACATGCAGTATCTATTTATATTGATGATACCTGCAGTTCTCCACTAAATACAAGACAATCTTGTCCAGCAGCTTCTCCAATAGAGCGGTTCGTATCCATAAGTGTTTGAGAGCCTGAGGGGGGAGGTTGTTCAATTTGTACTGCTGACTGCGCTCGTTGCTCTGTGAagagttgttttgtttgctggAAAACCACATCCACAGGACAGGGTGTGTCAGGATGCGTTATAGCGGTGCCTCCAAAGTCCAATCCTTCTCATCTGATTTTAACAACAATTGCCACACCGCAATATAACGTGAGTAGACCCCCGCAGTGGCTTGCGATCCACTGTTTAGCGCagcaaatggaggaaaaaatcatgattttaattgtattttcacCTGTTTTCTATGAGATGCTCCAGCTCTCGGACCTTGTGACAAAGTTGCTCAGCAGGCGAAAAGCTTTTTGCCACCTTCATGAAGAGCGCCGCAACCTTGTTACTGCACAGCAGCCCCGCTATACGCCGCTTCAGTCCATGCAGCACGCAAGCCTCCACCACAgctacacacatttaaacacacactCGTTAGCCACAATGAGCTTTCCGTGCTTCCGTGTTTTTATCTCATGCCGGGCAGAATGGCTGCCAATTAAAAACAGGGAAAGGAAAATCAGGTGAAAGGAAGGCACAGGTGGTACAAATAGACAAAAACACTGTTGCTAGGATATGAGGGAAgtgaatctcacacacacacacatatcactCCTGGTTAGGATCAACACCTCCTAGAGGTGTTATCCGACTTATAATACAAATTCATCCGGCCACCTTTTTCCCGAAACAAGTGCAAAACTTAAAGCAGAATATTTGCAAATATTGTCTGAAGTGCGCACTACAGTATCTCCTTTATGGCTGTACTCTTTTAATTAGAGAGACGTTTCAATTTGCACAAATGATAGTTACACATTCAGCTTATAATAGAAAAGGCCTAGGGAGAGTTGTTGGGGGATGCTGTGCTTGCGCTTTTCTCCATCATACTCTAATAGTACAAACGTTATTACCACAAAAGGAAATGATGTGGCTGCTGTCTGCGTGCACAAATTTCCTCGTCACGGCCTCCTCCATGATCTGTTTGACCTGAGGGAGAGATGACATGCATGCATATGGTCACGGCCATTGACTTAGACACAGAAATGTGCCATTAAAAACAGCTAAACGCTCCGGTcacatagagaatctttgactagtgctttttttttttttaaactggatCTTCAAAAACGGCAGAACACCCCATGTCATTTCGGGGATCTTTCACCAATCTAAACATATTtcagatgttttattttatgatgatatATATTAACATGACCCTGAACATtatagggtgcatcaaatttgaatgggaaattttttattcataatatcaatttggctgccattccatttttttctaatgaacataataaaaatgtcttttgaaaagttttgaggaaatccctTAAGATTTAgaggtgccacctcacacataaacttttgtaaaatttcggaatgtgcaatttctagtctaattgccaaaaagttgacctggaaatgttgagtacaatgaacttgtatacagcatcattttctatagggttatcaaagggggcccaaaCCAAAGACCAAGCTGTGACTGCTggtctgaaaggaactagttgttgagggcagcatctaaaataatacatggacaagtgtatatcagattatgtaggactacagtaccactctcaataaatatgaggcatcagcaatactaTAGCAatactatattactgttgttgatgttatgcttgctcagctattagctaactgtcattagcaaactgtagctagctaatgttagctacagtagaggccaTGACCACTAAAcaatgactaaaataataaatggacaagtgtatatcagattatgtaggactacagtaccactctcaataaatatgaggcgtcagcaatactgtctactctatgttactgtttttgatgttatgcttgctcagctattagctaactgtcattagcaaactgtagctagctaatattagctacagtagaagcaatgagcactaaatatctataaatatgactacaaatcattcaaattacaaagacaaaaccgcaaatttgctagtaatatgtaataggagtataaataccaacaaaaacataaagatcacctcagatctccatggcgaccattgaactgttcaccactttattccacaaaaacagatgtatggtggcacccctaaataatcatgtattggagaaatattttgtatgtgttgtttctacatatattggaacacttttcaaaattcaataattgtgttttttgaacatgataagcagtacaaaatgaacgAATCGAGCCCAGCTTCCGAACCTAAACTCAAACTTTAGCTTGGATTTCCATCATTTTTGGCTTAcacaaccattaccataaaaactAAACATTCTTATTTCAGTTAATAGCCCATGTATACATGCATTGTTATACCTGCTATATACAAATCCTACACAATTCCATTTCAAACAGAAGCCCTTCCTTGCTGCAGGAGCTTGCAGGGAGGAGTCATGTATATGTTTGAGAGGCAATGAGTCACAGGTGAGGGGGAGCACGGACGCGATACGCTTGGAAGTACCCGGCTTTCTCTGTCATGAATAAAtcatcctgccccccccccgcacccccccttCTCCGTCTCATATTATGGATCAAATCAACAAGACCTTGCATAGAGCGTACATGGCTCTGTGCTATTCGATTTAtataaaatgatcaaataatGTAAGACACAAGGTCGCACGTTTTAGGTTTTAGGATGATGCTTTAAGCGAGACAATTAGTAAACATCATCATCACTATCATCAGCACCATCATCGTCATCACtggcatcatcaccatcaccatccaTGGATGCTAGTGTGCCATTTTCAATGATGGGAAACATATCTATTAATTATGCAGTCATAAAACGCGTGTCTGTCGTGATATAAAAAATGGAGGGGAAAAACCAAAAGCATGAACGAACCTCTTTCTTCACATTGCGCAGCAATTTCTGCCGCGTCTCAGCTTCTGTCACCGCACAAAAAACACAGTCAATACGTGTGAGTATCCGTAATGATAAGATCCATGCACGGTAATATTAAAGatggagtaaaaaaataaaagcctaCTACCTCCCATCGCTGCAGGCGGGATGCAGGATGCTGACACACTCgctttgtttcttcttcttgtcttaactccaacaacaacaacgagaCGTGCAGTAAAAAGCAGGCAGACAGACCGTACGCTGTGTTCTTTTGCGACTAAATTAAACCTATCTGCTACCTCTCCAAGAACCAACACCCCTTTAAAGCCACAGTAGCCACTTCTATTCCCTCGCCCCTCCTTGCACGAAGCATCATGACTCACAGTGGACTTGTTTATTTAAAGTGACAATAAAGACTTTGGAGTCCCTTGCACGCTATAAACACAGTTAGAGCCTGCAGGATTTCTACCACAGGAACGCTGCAATACTGTTAATGAGGTCTCAGGGTCGCTGTCTCATTAAATGGAGTTGCTGCAATTATCATAATTAGGCGAGGAAATGCAAGAGAGGAGGATGCTCCATCACAGTATGAAATAGTGGAATAGCAACTCTGTAtgttgtatataacaatatgatATAGTATACTAGCACAATTTTACCCttaagacaggggtgtccaaagtggaccCTGGGGGCTACGTGACCTacaattttcttttttgggtggttagcgcgcaaacctcacagcaaggagacctgggttcggtcccaccctcggccatctctgtgtggagtttgcatgttttcccctaggttaattaacgactccaaattgtccataggtatgaatgtgagtgtgaatggttgtttgtctatactatgtgccttgtgattggctggccaccagtccagggtgtacctggcctctcgccccgaagacagctgggataggctccagcacccttgtgaggataagcggtagaaaatgaatgactgaatgaatggctgGGACTTTGTgaagatgttttgcttgatggtggcCATTTTTTGCTGACCAAATTGACTCAAATTTTACTTATCAGTCCCCaaaagggggctgcacggcgcacgagtggttagcgtgcagacctcacagtgaggagacccgagttcaatcccaccctcggccatctctgtgtggagtttgcatgttctccccgtgcatgcgtgggttttctccgggtactctggtttcctcccacattccaaaaacatgctaggttaattggcgactccaaattgtccataggtatgaatgtgagtgtgaatggttgtttgtctatatgtgccctgtgattggctggccaccagtccagggtgtaccccgtctctcgcgtgtgttttttttcgagGAGGCATTTTTATGATGCAAATGTTTATTCTTTTGACTGCAGATTGTTTTGACAAGGCTTAAGTGGCCCCACCAACTCACCGAAACAACGTTCCTCATCACAGATCAGAACTCTGCTCACGGGACGAAATGCGGGGGTAAGTCACCATTGATGCACTACAccgctgatggggatgtcatacaactccatgtcaaaaaatctaaaccatccctttaaaggggaactggactcaaatttcatggtacagggaagttgtagcttacacctttcctgacacagagcaaatctgtttagcatgtaagggcatttatagatcaacaatactaacTGCCCCagtggctggacgggacaaaaaaaaatgaatgtatgggaaacgcTGATAtttaggattccttctttaaaATTAAGCTTttcttttaatagttttttttaatagttagTGCACACAAAACTTGTTCATGACCTactgaatatgtttttaacactatcagagccctctaggcatgatatagcacccctatagtcacctttaaattcatattacccaacatagcataataacagaaaattatacataaataaatgaattataaattataaataaataagacttgcgcttgtgtgtgttactgtaaatatgtttgtttgtgaGGAACAAATGTTTCTTTTGCTTTGCCATTTTAGCCTAATTAAAGGAACAGAAAAatctaaaatgttgttttaaaatctCTGATATAtcttgatatatattttatacccTCTGACATATACACAATGTATTCAttaagacaaaatgaaaataatacaaactgaAAGGTGAAAAATGTCCCCTGGATTTATTCAAGGTTAATGGCATCCAATAATAAAAGCTGTATTAAAATAATGACTGGTTATCaaattgacattttattgttatttatttcgAATTATTTATTGCATTACTCCTCTGTTGTTGCTACATAAGCAGATAAAATGTTACAGTTCAGAAAAGGACGCTACCAAGGAAACGAACAAGGACGCACGGCCGAGTACCCTCGAAAAGTATTCGAACGGGGCCCATCTTTGTTCAACAGTAGGCAAGGCAGATGGGCAGAGTTGCTGCTCTTTGCCAGCCGTAGACAGTCAACTCAGTCGCCCCGAATTATTTTACTCCGGTGTTTGCGTCTGTCGTTGACTCGGCAGGGATGTCGAAGCGAGTGCGAAGCAAAGAGGTCTGCGCCGACTGCAGTGCTCCgggtaataatattattgatgATCTCAGACAAGCTAGCATTAGCTGCTCGAGCTAACGCGCTAGCTACACGACCACAACACTAACCAGTTATAGTAGTTGAtttgtgctaatgctaatggttaaTATGTTACCTACAATGGGTCTGCATGTTTATCTTGTGGTCAAAACTTGTCCGTggtagtgtttttgtgtgtaggAGATGGTGCGAACATTTCtgcgtatttatttatttttgttataattaaaattaacacaAACTGTGTGCTATCTTATGTATAATGTATGGGTTAACTGGCGATGACCAATGATAATAGTTGTTACTAACAAGTCACTTACGTTTTGTTTGCAAATGTCTTAAGAGGAAACTAACCGTGCCTGTCCTTTTGGAATGAATGTAAGCTGCCcactacatattttttttaatgacagttgtgattgtttgttttccagagcCTCGCTGGGCTTCTGTCAACAGAGGTGTGTTGATCTGCGATGAATGCTGCAGCATCCATCGAGGTCTGGGACGACACAGCTCCCAAGTCAGGCATCTAACACACTCAGCATGGCCCCCCTCGCAGTTTCAGGTGACTTGAACTTGTCCACCCAGCGTCACACAACATACTATTCATGCATAATCAGACATTCCCCCACCATGCTGTATAGATGGTGCAGACACTTTATGGCAATGGAGCCAATTCCATATGGGAGCACAGCCTTTTGgacccctcctcttcctcctcctcgtcttcagTGACTGGGAAACGCAAAGCCAACCCGCAGGACCGTGTTCagtaagtgtttgtgtgtgctttcaCAATGTCAACCTTTCAGCTGAGGGAATGTGACGCCTTGTTCataattgtgttgttttggttgTGGAATGCTGCTCCCGGCAGCATTGTGTGGTCGCTCAATAATATCTAACATATTTTACCAAGTAGACGTTTTTAGTAGGGATGGTAGATGGTAGTCGGGTAAGCTAATCCATGGCAGACCTGACAACAACTTTTGGTTGAAAAAAGGATCCAGAACCTTGTCATTTTGAGGCTGAAAATATGTAGGATGAGGTACAGGTTTTAGAAGCTGAGGGGGTGAATCATCGCAGCGGGGGGGGCAAGAGAGAGTTTCCGTTTGTTCAGGGTCCTCAAGTGGAGTGGCCGCCTTGTATGCAGCAATACTTGTTTATTTCAACTGtaagctttacagatgccatgtctgctTGTGGTAGTGAGATCTATTACAACACAAGGGTGGTGTCATTCATAATAAAGGCAATTACAAACCACCTATGAGAGGAATTACTGAAGTCACATGACCATAAGGCAAGAAAATAAACAGGATGTTGATCGTTTAGAGCATTTCTGGGACAGGAACTAAAGAACAATGTGAGGAGCCCATAATAATGTTTGACCACAGAATACATTTCTTCTAGTGGTAAAGAGTTTGtattattggcttttttttttagatagaaAGAAGTAATATTATAAACTGTGTTCTATCTAATTCTCTTGtatctaaaatataaaatacagcgGTTGCCAGTTGCTGGGACATTGGCTAGAAATTGACCTTGCAAACAGTGAATAATCCCCTGTTTAACATGCATGCTGTGTTGTGTCCAGTCCCAATAAGACAGAGTTCATCAAGGCCAAATACCAGATGTTGGCGTTCGTCCATCGCATGCCTTGCCGGGAAGACGACAGCGTGACCGCCAAAGATCTCAGCAAGGTGAGATTTCCATTTCtctattcttctttttttcccccactctgTTTAATATTTCCACGAGGGTTAATTAA is a window encoding:
- the sgsm1b gene encoding small G protein signaling modulator 1, producing MGEAETRQKLLRNVKKEVKQIMEEAVTRKFVHADSSHIISFCAVVEACVLHGLKRRIAGLLCSNKVAALFMKVAKSFSPAEQLCHKVRELEHLIENSKQNNSSQSNERSQQYKLNNLPPQALKHLWIRTALLEKLLDKIVLYLVENCSTFYEKEAMLMDPVDGPILASLLVGPCALEYTKVKTADHFWTDPSADELVQRHRIHSGHCRQDSPSRRPALIQKRQSSGSMDDRPLVWAREYVESLHQNSRATLLFGKNNVLVQPRDDMEAIPGYLSLHQTADLMTLKWTPNQLMNGNVGELDSERSVYWDYAMTIRLEDIVYLHCHQQVNSGGTVVLVSQDGIQRPPLHFPKGGHLLQFLTCLETGLLPHGQLDPPLWNQRGKGKVFPKLRRRSPHGSCDSVSDKEDDEATDYVFRILFPGNQMELMALELMDQGMTMWQPSPRKSSCSSCSQNGSSDGSLPNGCNQERAPLKLLCDTMKYQIISRAFYGWLAYCRHLSTVRTHLSALVNTTIVVPDVPSDAQGGLSADVWAQYLQDSSAYEEHEIHRLVYFGGVAPSLRKEVWPFLLGHYRFTMSEKGRMEIDERMGTMYEQNMKEWQGCEAIVRQREREKHAEALARCSSGASVERGPIVRDSTISTDSSLSSNSDQQNVRSQSDSSNSAQVFVLVDAGDPMETRPEEVQKQHISPIKDIPVGPVACRNPSPPPGSTKLATRSTTSQQSVHTSDVLNMESENESLPDRETIADLTTKDSLLGNERMETESDVGESGITMKPDSSEAEKSENANENSGVTKSINAKDGSSLQGNTDVIKLETEIQNKYFQAPPLGQALTQAQNTKDQESECVDMLTPDEIPQIGTDPECSEKEQTKEVSIESIDCGCEAKKVADIPFEKPGSNSPVRQVLNALQSASRGSLCLSSHTRQSPDSDDSPSALEMEDIPAGVTCLNLEEINIRPLTALAPPPVSLARRGKTASEDLVMDHHLDTACNTSPEGTDMGLSEDEPDTESVFTAPETAETGGESKCEESLTHQGYSQETLDMYLINLHRIDKDVRRCDRTYWYFTPENLEKLRNIMCSYVWQHLDTGYVQGMCDILAPLLVILDDEVMAFSCFTELMKRMNQNFPHGGAMDSHFANMRSLIQILDSELFELMQQNGDYTHFYFCYRWFLLDFKREMVYDDVFSVWETIWAAAYTTSEHFVLFIALALVEMYRDIILENNMDFTDIIKFFNEMAERHDVPQVLMMARDLVHKVQTLIENK